A window from Triticum aestivum cultivar Chinese Spring chromosome 6D, IWGSC CS RefSeq v2.1, whole genome shotgun sequence encodes these proteins:
- the LOC123144229 gene encoding glycosyltransferase family 92 protein Os08g0121900-like has translation MTASRGAFSPPPQEADAVLLPDQEVLVLDDTEPTGDSICAFQGGASSPARPLGRLPASGLHAYVCRLPEPAQSFQQLQAPLLLHSSTSSAAAAAPDPPSPSPGRALLNWSSDPIVFDSALLDGGDVLVFAKGISRRQGLRCLYRYSDGADTMRASTPAISSVQQVTRCPSPPTPVKSGGSTKVLVTLGVTGEDPMPSLATFRRQQAESSSLTPHKSSICACTMGRNISKFLREWALYHSAIGVDQFFIYDNGSEDNLAGLVAQLISSGLNITTVPWPWTKVQEAGLSHCVATQQASCQWMAVIDVDEFIFSTSWAGLEKPSKSLLEPVISVDDSVGQIYLACYDFAPSGQTAHPPEGVCQGYTCRLKNPQRHKSLVRLDAVEPSLMNVVHHFKLKPAFKSIWTVLARINHYKYQAWSEFKVKFKRRVSAYVADWKDPINLDSKDRAPGLGVDDTEPKGWAQRYCEVKDNILQLLTARWFGVGFGNPH, from the coding sequence ATGACAGCCTCGCGCGGCGCCTTCTCCCCGCCGCCGCAGGAGGCGGATGCGGTGCTCCTTCCCGACCAGGAGGTCCTGGTCCTCGACGACACTGAGCCTACCGGCGACTCCATCTGCGCCTTCCAGGGTGGGGCGTCCTCCCCGGCGAGACCGCTCGGGAGGCTGCCGGCGTCCGGGCTTCACGCATACGTCTGCCGCCTTCCCGAGCCAGCGCAGAGCTTCCAGCAGCTCCAAGCGCCGCTCTTACTCCACTCCTCCACCTCCTCGGCCGCCGCAGCTGCTCCagatcctccttctccttctccgggCCGCGCATTGCTTAACTGGAGCAGCGACCCGATAGTGTTTGACTCGGCTCTTCTGGACGGAGGCGACGTGCTCGTCTTCGCTAAGGGAATCAGCCGCCGCCAAGGTCTTCGGTGCCTGTATCGCTACAGCGACGGCGCCGATACCATGCGGGCATCTACGCCGGCAATCAGCTCAGTACAGCAAGTTACTCGCTGCCCCTCGCCGCCTACACCTGTCAAGTCAGGAGGAAGCACCAAGGTTCTTGTCACACTAGGGGTCACCGGCGAGGATCCCATGCCCTCCCTTGCAACCTTTCGTCGACAGCAAGCTGAATCTTCTTCGCTGACTCCCCACAAGAGTTCAATTTGCGCCTGCACAATGGGACGCAACATCTCCAAGTTTCTCAGGGAGTGGGCACTCTACCATAGTGCGATTGGGGTGGATCAGTTCTTTATCTACGATAATGGCAGCGAGGACAACTTGGCAGGCCTAGTGGCGCAGCTCATATCCTCCGGGCTCAACATCACAACCGTGCCATGGCCTTGGACCAAGGTCCAAGAAGCTGGTCTGTCTCATTGCGTGGCCACACAGCAAGCTTCGTGCCAATGGATGGCTGTCATAGATGTTGATGAGTTCATCTTCTCAACAAGCTGGGCAGGATTGGAGAAGCCATCAAAATCTTTGCTAGAGCCCGTCATTTCTGTTGATGACAGCGTTGGCCAAATATACCTTGCTTGTTATGACTTTGCCCCCTCGGGCCAAACAGCACATCCACCAGAGGGGGTCTGCCAGGGCTACACTTGCCGGTTGAAGAACCCGCAGCGGCACAAATCCTTGGTCCGTCTCGACGCCGTGGAACCATCCCTCATGAATGTGGTCCATCATTTTAAGCTCAAGCCTGCTTTCAAAAGCATCTGGACCGTGCTGGCACGTATTAACCACTACAAATACCAAGCTTGGTCGGAGTTCAAAGTCAAGTTCAAGAGGCGCGTGTCCGCTTATGTGGCTGATTGGAAAGATCCGATCAACCTCGACTCAAAGGACCGGGCTCCTGGCTTAGGAGTTGATGACACCGAACCAAAAGGCTGGGCCCAAAGATACTGCGAGGTTAAAGACAATATCCTTCAGCTGTTAACTGCAAGATGGTTCGGTGTCGGATTTGGGAACCCTCATTAG